In Kordia antarctica, the following proteins share a genomic window:
- a CDS encoding T9SS type A sorting domain-containing protein: MKKIIFLVCLFVGTFAIAQPTDNATDPPARVSADVISIFSGPYTDVAGTDYNPNWSQSGFGTANTAFDPGTGNIVLAYPNFNYQGNQFGSTQDISSMEFLHVDIWVDGTFNPNVFVISSGGEIAHPITNTGSGTWISVDIPVAGITGDTSSAIQFKFDGGNGSTDGIYVDNLYFWKNPSASGTDATLSALEIDSTPLTGFASGVTNYTVELAPGTTVVPQITTATPTDSNAMVNITQAPAIPGDATVLVTSQNGSVMQTYTVSFNDNLEPSPMDNATDPIARNSVDVISIFSGAYTNVAGTDFNPNWSQSGFGSANTAFDPGTGNIVLAYPNFNYQGNQYGSTQDISSMEFLHVDIWINGTFNPNVFVISSGGEIAHPITNTGSGTWISVDIPVSGITGDPTSAIQFKFDGGGSGSDAIYVDNLYFWKNPTAPGSDASLSALEIDSTPLAGFSSGTTNYTMDLAPGTTVIPQITTATPTDPSVTSVTINQAPTIPGDATVVVVSQNGAVTETYTVSFAVVGPTMAAPTPPNRPAADVISLYSNVYTNTTIETWNASFDDSTSEDVVAFGDDIKKITFTNFIGVEFINNRIDASGMTHFHMDFWTDNSDLTGKVFNSKFSQWGGTNGEVSAMELNINGGSTPPLATGTWVSIDVPIATSFSNNLTRDDLAQFLITSNLGVVYVDNIYFHKNTVLSTEEFTASTFKTYPNPTNDSWNVVADNVIIKAVQVYDIAGRQVLTLAPNASQVTIDGSSLKNGIYFAKIQSEKGLSSIKLVKN; this comes from the coding sequence ATGAAAAAAATTATTTTTTTAGTATGCTTATTCGTTGGAACATTTGCGATTGCGCAACCAACAGATAATGCCACAGATCCACCAGCAAGAGTTAGTGCAGATGTAATTTCCATTTTTAGTGGCCCATATACAGATGTTGCTGGTACAGATTATAACCCAAATTGGAGTCAATCTGGTTTTGGTACAGCAAATACAGCTTTTGATCCAGGAACTGGTAATATAGTGTTGGCGTATCCAAACTTTAATTATCAAGGAAATCAATTTGGAAGTACGCAAGACATTTCATCAATGGAGTTTTTACACGTTGATATTTGGGTAGATGGAACTTTTAACCCAAATGTTTTTGTAATTAGCTCTGGAGGAGAAATTGCACATCCAATTACAAACACAGGTTCAGGTACTTGGATTAGTGTAGATATTCCTGTTGCAGGAATTACAGGAGATACTTCTTCAGCAATACAATTTAAGTTTGATGGAGGAAATGGATCTACAGATGGTATTTATGTTGACAATTTATACTTCTGGAAAAATCCTTCGGCATCAGGAACAGATGCTACATTAAGTGCGTTAGAAATTGACAGTACACCATTAACTGGTTTTGCTTCTGGAGTAACAAATTACACCGTAGAATTAGCGCCAGGAACAACAGTAGTTCCACAGATTACAACAGCAACACCAACAGATTCAAATGCGATGGTAAATATTACACAAGCACCAGCAATTCCTGGAGATGCTACCGTATTAGTTACTTCTCAAAATGGAAGTGTGATGCAAACATATACTGTATCTTTTAATGACAATTTAGAACCATCACCAATGGACAATGCTACAGATCCAATTGCTAGAAATAGCGTAGATGTAATTTCTATTTTCAGTGGTGCATATACAAACGTTGCTGGTACAGATTTCAATCCAAATTGGAGCCAATCTGGTTTTGGTTCAGCAAATACAGCTTTTGATCCAGGAACTGGTAATATAGTGTTGGCATATCCAAACTTTAATTACCAAGGAAATCAATATGGAAGTACACAAGATATTTCATCAATGGAGTTTTTACATGTTGATATTTGGATAAATGGAACTTTTAATCCTAATGTTTTTGTAATTAGTTCAGGAGGAGAAATTGCACATCCAATTACAAACACAGGTTCAGGTACTTGGATTAGTGTAGATATTCCTGTTTCAGGAATTACAGGAGATCCTACTTCAGCAATACAATTTAAGTTTGACGGAGGTGGCTCAGGTTCTGATGCTATTTATGTAGACAACTTATATTTCTGGAAAAATCCAACAGCACCAGGTTCTGATGCTTCATTAAGTGCGCTAGAAATTGATAGCACTCCATTAGCTGGTTTTTCTTCAGGAACAACTAATTACACAATGGATTTAGCTCCAGGAACAACAGTAATTCCACAAATTACGACGGCAACTCCAACGGATCCAAGTGTTACGAGTGTAACTATAAATCAAGCGCCAACTATTCCAGGTGATGCAACAGTTGTAGTCGTTTCTCAAAATGGTGCGGTTACAGAAACATATACAGTTTCATTTGCAGTAGTAGGACCTACAATGGCAGCTCCAACACCGCCAAACAGACCTGCAGCAGATGTAATATCATTATACAGTAATGTATATACAAACACGACAATTGAAACTTGGAATGCTTCGTTTGACGATTCTACTTCTGAAGATGTAGTTGCTTTTGGTGATGATATCAAAAAAATTACATTTACAAACTTCATCGGAGTTGAATTCATAAACAATAGAATTGATGCTTCTGGGATGACACATTTTCATATGGATTTCTGGACAGACAACTCAGATTTAACAGGGAAAGTGTTCAACTCTAAATTCTCACAATGGGGCGGAACTAATGGTGAAGTTTCAGCTATGGAATTAAACATAAATGGAGGAAGTACGCCACCATTAGCAACAGGAACTTGGGTTTCTATTGATGTTCCAATTGCTACAAGTTTCTCTAATAACTTAACAAGAGATGATTTAGCTCAATTCTTAATCACTTCTAACTTAGGTGTTGTTTATGTTGATAATATCTATTTCCATAAAAATACGGTACTAAGTACAGAAGAATTTACTGCATCTACGTTCAAAACATATCCAAATCCAACAAATGATTCATGGAATGTTGTAGCTGATAATGTAATTATAAAAGCTGTACAAGTATATGATATCGCAGGAAGACAAGTATTAACATTAGCACCAAATGCTTCTCAAGTTACTATTGATGGTTCTTCGTTGAAAAATGGAATCTATTTTGCCAAAATTCAATCTGAAAAAGGTTTAAGTAGTATCAAATTAGTGAAAAACTAA
- a CDS encoding glycoside hydrolase family 17 protein, whose amino-acid sequence MSFREEKFFALASLDFEGKSFDDLKALWRKSLDGGMHGLCFSPYEEGQEPGDTLSEAQIRRRLEVIKPYTNWVRSFSCTEGNELVPKIAKELGMKTLVGAWLGDNPEINEAEIEGLVTLAKKGYVDIAAVGNEVMYRGDLTEEELLKFIYDTKKQIKGIPVGYVDTYCEFTERPAITEACDVILANCYPFWEGCDQDYSLLYMKDMYNRALRAGNGKKVIITETGWPNKGTNLEGAFPSDTNAIKYFINTQKWSQEEDIDIFYFSSFDESWKVGDEGDVGAYWGLWDKHGNFKF is encoded by the coding sequence ATGTCTTTTAGAGAAGAAAAATTTTTCGCATTAGCATCCTTAGACTTTGAAGGAAAATCCTTTGATGATCTAAAAGCGCTATGGCGAAAAAGTCTGGACGGAGGAATGCACGGATTGTGTTTTAGTCCATATGAAGAAGGACAAGAGCCAGGTGACACACTTTCGGAAGCACAAATAAGACGTCGTTTAGAAGTCATCAAACCATACACCAATTGGGTACGTTCATTTTCATGTACAGAAGGAAACGAGTTGGTTCCTAAAATTGCCAAAGAACTAGGAATGAAAACCTTAGTTGGCGCTTGGTTAGGAGACAATCCAGAAATAAACGAAGCGGAAATTGAAGGACTCGTTACACTTGCTAAGAAAGGATATGTAGACATTGCAGCCGTTGGAAATGAAGTTATGTACCGAGGCGATTTAACAGAAGAAGAATTACTAAAATTCATATATGATACAAAAAAACAAATTAAAGGAATTCCAGTAGGCTATGTAGATACTTATTGTGAATTCACAGAACGTCCAGCAATCACGGAAGCTTGTGATGTAATCTTAGCAAACTGTTACCCTTTTTGGGAAGGTTGCGATCAAGATTATTCGCTATTATACATGAAAGATATGTATAACCGAGCGCTTCGTGCTGGAAATGGTAAAAAAGTTATCATTACTGAAACTGGTTGGCCAAACAAAGGTACAAACCTTGAAGGAGCTTTTCCATCAGACACAAATGCAATTAAATACTTTATTAACACTCAAAAATGGTCTCAAGAAGAAGACATTGACATTTTTTACTTCTCATCATTCGATGAATCTTGGAAAGTAGGAGACGAAGGCGATGTTGGAGCCTATTGGGGACTTTGGGACAAACACGGAAATTTTAAATTTTAA
- a CDS encoding glycoside hydrolase family 17 protein — protein sequence MSYRDEDYRLYEGVNYREHSGIDFEKYSIKDLKKLWKAALNKGMHGICFSMYEDGQEPGDVISEAQVERRIKILKPYSKWIRSFSCIEGNEHIPRIAKKHGMKTLVGAWLGDDKEDNEKEIEALIQLGKEGVVDIAAVGNEVLYRNDLTLEELLDYIKRVKEALPNVEVGYVDAYYEFSVHPELVEISDVILSNCYPYWEGCHLNGSLAHMQQMFGQASHAAQGKKVIITETGWPSEGGSLKGAESSEINAMKYFINSQAWADKDNVEIFYFSSFDESWKTGDEGDVGAYWGLWDKHEKLKF from the coding sequence ATGTCATATAGAGACGAAGATTATCGTTTATACGAAGGTGTAAATTATAGAGAACATTCAGGAATAGATTTTGAAAAATATTCTATCAAAGATTTAAAAAAACTTTGGAAAGCTGCGCTTAATAAAGGTATGCACGGCATCTGCTTTAGCATGTATGAAGATGGACAAGAGCCAGGAGATGTAATAAGCGAAGCGCAAGTAGAAAGAAGAATAAAAATATTGAAGCCATATTCAAAATGGATACGTTCTTTTTCTTGTATTGAAGGCAACGAACACATTCCTCGAATAGCTAAAAAACATGGAATGAAAACCTTAGTTGGTGCTTGGTTAGGAGATGATAAAGAAGACAATGAAAAAGAAATTGAAGCTTTAATTCAATTAGGAAAAGAAGGTGTAGTAGACATTGCAGCAGTTGGAAACGAAGTGCTGTACAGAAACGATTTAACACTCGAAGAATTATTAGATTATATAAAAAGAGTAAAAGAAGCGTTGCCAAATGTTGAAGTAGGATACGTAGATGCTTATTATGAATTTTCAGTACATCCAGAACTTGTGGAGATCAGCGATGTAATTCTAAGTAATTGTTATCCATATTGGGAAGGTTGCCACCTAAATGGTTCATTAGCACATATGCAACAAATGTTCGGACAAGCGTCTCATGCAGCACAAGGTAAAAAAGTCATCATTACAGAAACAGGTTGGCCAAGCGAAGGTGGTAGTTTAAAAGGAGCAGAATCTTCTGAGATAAATGCCATGAAATACTTTATTAATTCTCAAGCTTGGGCAGACAAAGATAACGTAGAAATTTTCTATTTCTCATCATTTGATGAATCATGGAAAACAGGAGATGAAGGTGATGTTGGTGCCTATTGGGGACTTTGGGACAAGCATGAAAAACTAAAATTTTAA
- a CDS encoding MFS transporter, which produces MSKTSSSNKVPMSQKIAFGLGMLANQMFPAALGIFMVVLVQDLGFSTLQYAVLFFLPRIFDAFTDPIMGFISDNTKSKWGRRRHYVFLGAIIMGVGYILMWQLFKDNGITYNFYYFLAWSIVFYLGLTIFSVPYVAMGYEMSDDFHERTNIMAIAQWIGQWAWVIAPWFWVIMYDQGWFSSADVATRTLAVWVGIICMFLAMVPAFFIKSKSTLDEDYSPLTMKNISGSLKEILNGFKEAFKIVQFKKLCISTFLIFNAFNTVAGFSFFIIVYYLFNGVTGPEGSWIWPALFGSVGALVTTFLVIPIVARMSKVLGKKKAFIVSQGISIIGYILLWFLFIPGKPYMVLFALPFFSFGIGALFTLMMSMTADVCDLDELNNGHRREGIFGAIYWWMVKFGFAIAGGLSALIMYLVDFTPNAPTQPEGAVLGLRIFFSAFPILGTLIAMYIMRNYDLTEEKALEISAELAKRKIVPKKPITSYYEGARLSSLGGLNLKIDTSKDINFDSKNSSELATLFRDSLYKGIHGLCFSPYTEGQDIGDRLTEDQIVKRINIIASHTKWVRSFSCTDGNEFIPKVARARGLKTMVGAWISSDKKRNEEEISSLINLAKSGLVDIAVIGNEVLMQKELSEREIIDYIQRVRVALPNTPIGYVDAYYQFVERPKLIDACDLILVNCYPFWEGSSIENSSIYLRQMHALVQKAAKGKKVIITETGWPDQGSQTNGAVPSPENAMKYFLNTQKWSREENIEIYYFSSFDESWKIRNEGDVGARWGIWDKNEQLKFS; this is translated from the coding sequence ATGAGTAAAACAAGTTCTTCAAACAAAGTACCCATGAGTCAAAAAATTGCTTTTGGCTTAGGAATGTTAGCGAATCAAATGTTCCCTGCCGCCTTAGGTATTTTCATGGTTGTATTAGTACAAGATTTAGGTTTTTCAACCTTGCAATATGCTGTTTTATTCTTTTTACCCAGAATATTTGATGCATTCACAGATCCAATCATGGGTTTCATATCAGACAATACAAAATCTAAATGGGGAAGAAGGAGACATTATGTTTTTTTAGGAGCAATTATTATGGGAGTTGGATATATACTCATGTGGCAATTATTTAAAGATAATGGGATCACCTATAACTTTTATTACTTTTTAGCTTGGTCAATTGTATTCTATTTAGGGTTAACCATTTTTAGTGTGCCTTATGTAGCTATGGGCTATGAAATGAGTGATGATTTTCATGAACGTACCAACATCATGGCAATTGCACAATGGATAGGACAATGGGCTTGGGTAATTGCACCTTGGTTTTGGGTTATTATGTATGATCAAGGTTGGTTTTCCTCCGCAGATGTGGCCACCAGAACACTGGCTGTATGGGTTGGTATTATATGTATGTTTTTAGCAATGGTACCAGCATTTTTCATCAAAAGTAAATCTACGCTAGATGAAGATTACTCACCACTTACCATGAAAAATATAAGTGGAAGCTTAAAAGAAATCTTAAATGGATTTAAAGAAGCTTTCAAAATTGTACAATTTAAAAAATTATGTATTTCTACCTTTTTAATTTTCAATGCATTTAATACAGTTGCAGGATTTTCATTTTTCATTATTGTGTACTACTTATTTAATGGAGTTACAGGACCAGAAGGTTCATGGATTTGGCCCGCACTTTTTGGAAGTGTTGGCGCATTAGTTACGACATTTTTGGTTATTCCAATTGTAGCGCGTATGTCGAAAGTATTAGGAAAAAAGAAAGCATTCATTGTTTCACAAGGGATTTCAATTATAGGATATATATTATTATGGTTTTTATTTATTCCAGGGAAACCTTACATGGTATTATTTGCATTGCCATTCTTCTCGTTCGGAATAGGTGCTTTGTTTACTTTAATGATGTCAATGACAGCAGATGTATGTGATTTAGACGAACTAAACAACGGACATCGTAGAGAAGGAATTTTTGGAGCAATTTATTGGTGGATGGTAAAATTTGGTTTTGCCATTGCTGGAGGATTAAGCGCATTGATTATGTATTTGGTTGATTTTACACCAAATGCACCTACACAACCAGAAGGAGCCGTACTTGGATTACGAATTTTCTTTTCAGCATTCCCAATTTTAGGAACGTTGATCGCAATGTATATAATGCGAAACTATGATCTTACAGAAGAAAAAGCATTAGAAATAAGCGCAGAATTAGCAAAAAGAAAAATTGTACCAAAAAAACCCATAACCTCTTATTATGAAGGAGCAAGACTCTCCTCATTGGGCGGTCTTAATTTAAAGATAGATACGTCAAAAGATATCAATTTTGATTCAAAAAATAGTTCCGAATTAGCAACGCTATTCAGAGATTCTTTATACAAAGGAATACACGGTTTATGCTTTAGTCCATATACTGAAGGACAAGATATTGGAGATAGATTGACAGAAGATCAAATCGTTAAACGTATAAATATTATTGCTTCGCATACCAAATGGGTACGTTCATTCTCTTGTACTGACGGAAACGAATTCATTCCAAAAGTTGCACGCGCAAGAGGACTCAAAACAATGGTTGGTGCTTGGATTAGTAGCGATAAAAAACGTAATGAAGAAGAAATAAGTTCGTTAATCAATCTAGCAAAAAGTGGTCTTGTAGACATTGCTGTGATTGGAAATGAAGTATTAATGCAAAAAGAATTAAGTGAAAGGGAAATTATAGATTACATACAACGAGTTAGAGTAGCATTGCCAAACACTCCAATTGGATATGTAGATGCGTATTATCAATTCGTAGAACGCCCAAAACTTATTGACGCTTGCGATTTAATACTAGTAAACTGTTATCCTTTTTGGGAAGGAAGCAGTATTGAAAATTCTTCAATATATCTAAGACAAATGCATGCCCTTGTACAAAAAGCAGCAAAAGGAAAAAAAGTAATCATTACAGAAACTGGTTGGCCAGATCAAGGATCGCAAACAAATGGAGCGGTTCCTTCACCAGAAAATGCAATGAAATATTTTCTCAATACTCAAAAATGGTCAAGAGAAGAAAACATAGAAATATATTATTTCTCATCGTTTGACGAATCATGGAAAATCCGTAATGAAGGAGATGTCGGAGCACGTTGGGGAATATGGGATAAAAATGAACAATTAAAATTTAGTTAA
- a CDS encoding glycoside hydrolase family 30 protein produces MQADVFETSESGNKLTQLTEFKTAENDTLIQVSEIVLSPEKQYQTITGFGGSFTESSAYLLNKLSKGNRDKIIQAYFGDDGARYSLTRTHISSCDFSLNNYTYAPVADDMTLEHFSIKEDKDDLIPMIKDAMKASEDGFKIIASPWTAPPWMKDNKKYVGGKLLPKYNDVYSLFFSKYLDAYKAEGIDIWGITVVNEPHGNGNNWESMHFSPEEMTNLVQNHLGPKLEADGKGDVKILGYDQNRAGIKEWVDAMYKDEASSKYFDGIAIHWYESTFDFFPEALQYGHNKAPNKYLIETEGCVDSQVPEWKNDAWYWKKEATDWGWDWASEKDKHLHPKYAPVNRYARDIIGCLNNWVDGWVDWNMVLDKQGGPNWFKNWCVAPIIVDPENDEVYMTPLYYTMAHFSKYIRPGAKVIDANNTDKDLMVTAAQNPDGTIAVVVFNEGTSKKHFSLKLGEKVKNISINPQALQTIIIAN; encoded by the coding sequence ATGCAAGCAGACGTATTTGAAACTTCAGAAAGCGGAAACAAATTAACGCAACTCACTGAATTTAAAACGGCGGAAAACGATACGCTTATACAGGTTTCTGAAATAGTACTTTCGCCAGAAAAACAATACCAAACAATCACTGGTTTTGGAGGTTCATTTACAGAATCGTCAGCGTATTTGTTGAATAAACTCAGTAAAGGAAACCGAGATAAAATCATTCAAGCATACTTCGGAGACGATGGCGCGCGCTACTCACTTACCCGAACACATATAAGTTCTTGTGATTTTTCATTAAATAACTATACATATGCGCCAGTTGCTGATGATATGACGTTGGAACATTTTTCTATTAAAGAAGACAAAGATGATTTAATTCCGATGATAAAAGATGCAATGAAAGCCTCCGAAGACGGATTCAAAATCATTGCGTCACCTTGGACTGCGCCGCCTTGGATGAAAGACAACAAAAAATATGTTGGTGGGAAACTATTACCAAAATACAATGACGTCTATTCATTATTCTTCTCAAAATACTTAGATGCTTACAAAGCGGAAGGAATAGATATTTGGGGAATTACAGTTGTGAATGAACCACACGGAAACGGAAACAACTGGGAAAGCATGCACTTTTCGCCAGAAGAAATGACAAATTTGGTTCAAAACCATTTAGGACCAAAACTAGAAGCAGACGGAAAAGGAGATGTGAAAATCTTAGGATACGATCAAAACAGAGCTGGAATCAAAGAATGGGTTGATGCGATGTATAAAGATGAAGCGTCTTCAAAATACTTTGACGGAATTGCAATTCACTGGTATGAAAGTACTTTTGATTTCTTTCCAGAAGCATTACAATACGGACACAACAAAGCACCAAACAAATACCTAATTGAGACAGAAGGTTGTGTAGACTCACAAGTTCCTGAATGGAAAAATGATGCTTGGTATTGGAAAAAAGAAGCAACAGATTGGGGCTGGGATTGGGCAAGTGAAAAAGACAAACACTTGCATCCAAAATATGCACCCGTAAATCGCTATGCGCGAGATATTATCGGCTGCCTAAACAATTGGGTTGACGGTTGGGTAGACTGGAATATGGTGTTGGACAAACAAGGCGGACCAAATTGGTTCAAAAATTGGTGTGTTGCGCCAATCATTGTCGACCCTGAAAATGATGAAGTTTATATGACGCCTTTATATTACACAATGGCACACTTTAGCAAATACATTCGTCCAGGCGCAAAAGTAATTGACGCAAACAATACTGACAAAGATTTGATGGTAACTGCGGCGCAAAATCCTGACGGAACTATTGCAGTAGTTGTTTTCAATGAAGGAACAAGTAAAAAACACTTTTCACTCAAACTAGGAGAAAAAGTAAAAAATATATCTATAAACCCACAAGCATTACAAACCATCATCATAGCCAACTAA
- a CDS encoding glycosyl hydrolase family 17 protein: MSTLKYISKLILVAFVLVSCENSQKKKESPKPITQKEMTAKDILGNKDYLAISYGGYRDTLRDIQPTIAALKEDMKILHALNVRILRTYNVQLAQAPNILKAIRELKNEDANFEMYVMLGAWIDCKNAWTAQTPDHNQESDQNSGEIERAVALANEYPEIVKIIAVGNEAMVKWATSYYVQPSVILKWVNHLQDLKKEKKLPKDLWITSSDNFASWGGHDKEYHVEDLNKLIKAVDYISMHTYPMHDTHYHPVFWGVEEGKKTSSIQKVDNAMLRAKKYAISQYDSVYNYMKSIGVDKPIHIGETGWTTFSQGLYGNNGSKAADEYKEALYYNHMRQWTNEAEMSCFYFEAFDEIWKDARNPGGSENHFGLFTIDGKAKYALWDLVDKGVFNGLTRNGKPIIKTYGGNKDSLLLEVQLPPVKKGVVKH, translated from the coding sequence ATGAGTACATTAAAATACATATCGAAACTAATATTAGTAGCGTTCGTACTAGTGTCTTGTGAAAATTCACAAAAAAAGAAAGAATCGCCAAAACCAATAACACAAAAAGAAATGACTGCCAAAGATATATTAGGAAACAAAGACTATTTAGCTATTTCTTACGGAGGTTATCGTGATACATTGCGTGACATTCAGCCAACAATTGCAGCGTTAAAAGAAGACATGAAAATATTGCATGCACTGAATGTTCGAATTTTACGCACCTACAATGTACAATTAGCGCAAGCACCAAACATATTAAAAGCAATTCGCGAATTAAAAAACGAAGACGCAAACTTTGAAATGTATGTAATGTTAGGCGCGTGGATTGATTGTAAAAATGCGTGGACAGCGCAAACTCCTGATCACAACCAAGAAAGTGATCAAAATTCAGGCGAAATTGAAAGAGCGGTTGCATTGGCAAATGAATATCCTGAAATCGTAAAAATCATCGCTGTCGGAAACGAAGCAATGGTAAAATGGGCAACAAGTTATTATGTGCAACCTAGTGTTATCTTAAAATGGGTAAATCATTTGCAAGATCTCAAAAAAGAAAAAAAATTACCAAAAGACTTGTGGATTACGAGTTCGGACAATTTTGCTTCTTGGGGCGGACACGACAAAGAATATCATGTAGAAGACTTAAATAAGCTTATAAAAGCAGTCGATTACATTTCCATGCACACTTATCCAATGCACGATACACACTATCATCCTGTATTTTGGGGAGTGGAAGAAGGCAAAAAAACTTCAAGTATTCAAAAAGTTGACAATGCGATGTTGAGAGCCAAAAAATATGCAATCTCACAATATGATAGCGTGTATAATTACATGAAAAGTATTGGTGTAGACAAACCAATTCACATTGGGGAAACTGGTTGGACAACATTCTCTCAAGGACTTTACGGAAACAACGGAAGCAAAGCTGCGGACGAATATAAAGAAGCATTGTATTACAATCATATGCGCCAATGGACAAACGAAGCAGAAATGTCTTGTTTTTACTTTGAAGCGTTTGATGAGATATGGAAAGATGCACGGAATCCTGGCGGTTCAGAAAATCACTTCGGATTATTTACGATTGACGGAAAAGCAAAATACGCACTTTGGGATTTAGTAGACAAAGGCGTATTTAATGGGTTAACCAGAAACGGAAAACCAATTATAAAAACCTACGGCGGAAACAAAGATTCGCTATTGTTAGAAGTACAGTTGCCACCTGTAAAAAAAGGAGTTGTAAAGCACTAA